The proteins below are encoded in one region of Halocatena salina:
- a CDS encoding Zn-ribbon domain-containing protein: MPHQCTNCGCVFGDGSKEMLSGCPECGGTTFQFRPDDVDDGDAPVAEEPPDPPEGAVGTRVGRATSIVRGLMSSGSSDPPVADEVRSERTDEGRDADVLDSTEPDPSDGPEDSAQATARSEFVSSDSLPPHTPDTPSSESSRSAPASDPPPSNGRVVREPTGEQPDLAELRAELNDQFESIKILEPGQYELNLMELYDREEYIIALQENGHYIIQMPETWLSDDG; the protein is encoded by the coding sequence ATGCCACACCAGTGTACTAACTGCGGCTGTGTGTTTGGGGATGGCTCGAAGGAGATGCTTTCGGGCTGTCCAGAGTGTGGGGGAACGACGTTTCAGTTCCGACCAGACGACGTGGATGATGGGGACGCTCCGGTGGCCGAGGAGCCGCCGGACCCGCCTGAAGGGGCTGTCGGCACGCGTGTCGGTCGCGCGACTTCGATCGTCCGTGGATTGATGTCGAGTGGTTCGTCGGATCCACCGGTGGCCGACGAGGTACGCTCCGAGCGTACTGACGAGGGGCGAGACGCCGATGTACTCGATTCTACCGAGCCGGACCCTTCCGATGGACCGGAGGATTCTGCCCAAGCGACCGCTCGATCCGAGTTCGTTTCCTCCGACAGTCTTCCCCCTCACACACCCGATACCCCTTCATCAGAGTCATCTCGATCGGCTCCCGCTTCTGATCCCCCACCAAGTAACGGTCGTGTCGTTCGAGAGCCGACCGGCGAACAGCCAGATCTCGCGGAACTTCGGGCGGAACTCAACGATCAGTTCGAGTCGATCAAAATCCTCGAACCGGGACAGTACGAACTCAACTTGATGGAACTGTACGACCGCGAGGAATACATCATTGCCCTCCAGGAGAACGGCCATTACATCATCCAAATGCCTGAAACATGGCTCTCTGATGATGGATAG
- a CDS encoding DUF2073 domain-containing protein: MVDITTEDGVQIDLVSRERMQSLRSMEKIRLILDGVREGNIVILEEGLSPDEESKLIEVTMNEISPDEFTGIEIESYPQQESNPGFFSRLFGRDPPNKLTVIGPANRIETLHKDENLIQALVTQ; encoded by the coding sequence ATGGTTGACATAACGACGGAAGACGGTGTGCAGATCGACCTCGTTAGCCGTGAGCGGATGCAAAGTCTCCGTAGCATGGAAAAGATCCGCCTCATTCTCGATGGCGTCCGCGAGGGGAACATTGTTATTCTCGAAGAGGGGCTCTCGCCTGACGAGGAATCCAAGCTCATTGAGGTGACGATGAACGAGATCAGTCCCGATGAATTCACCGGCATCGAAATCGAGAGTTATCCACAACAAGAATCGAATCCTGGATTTTTCAGCCGGCTCTTTGGTCGTGATCCACCGAACAAACTGACCGTTATTGGCCCGGCCAACCGTATCGAGACGCTCCACAAGGATGAAAACTTGATCCAGGCCCTTGTAACACAGTAA
- a CDS encoding Cdc6/Cdc18 family protein, with product MPDTSRDGDSDTIFDEEPVDTDGQNALFDGLPGDEEASRGLFDDLLNSEPIFENKEVLRPSYTPRRLPHREEQINNMATILVTALRGDTPSNILIYGKTGTGKTASAKFVSEELESTSEKYEVPCEVQYINCEVTDTQYRVLAQLANTFIDQNEQYIDQQLSELNDLKARANESVSVLSETEFDSITAIDDRIETLTDDREQFESVPMTGWPTDRVYSTFFEAVEYAERVVVIMLDEIDKLVEKSGDDTLYNLSRMNSELENSRVSIIGISNDLKFTDFLDPRVKSSLGEEEIVFPPYDATQLKDILQHRSEVAFKSGALSDDVIPLCAAFAAQEHGDARRALDLLRTAGELAERDRTDFIEEEHVRQAQEKIELDRVVEVVRTLPTQSKLVLYAIILLERHGVRNINTGEVFNIYKQLCTEIGVDVLTQRRVTDLISELDMLGIVNAVVVSKGRYGRTKEMSLSVPLEDTETILLSDSRLADVEEAQPFVQARFDE from the coding sequence ATGCCAGACACAAGCAGGGACGGAGATTCGGACACCATATTCGACGAGGAGCCAGTCGACACCGACGGTCAAAACGCGTTGTTCGATGGACTCCCCGGGGATGAGGAGGCTTCTCGGGGACTGTTCGATGATCTTCTCAATAGCGAGCCGATTTTCGAGAACAAAGAGGTTCTACGGCCGTCGTACACCCCACGCCGTCTTCCACACCGCGAAGAGCAGATCAACAACATGGCCACGATCCTCGTGACGGCACTTCGTGGCGACACGCCATCGAACATCCTCATTTACGGAAAAACTGGAACCGGAAAAACCGCTTCAGCGAAGTTCGTCAGCGAAGAACTCGAAAGCACTTCCGAGAAGTATGAAGTTCCGTGTGAGGTGCAGTACATCAACTGCGAGGTCACAGACACTCAATATCGCGTCCTCGCTCAGCTCGCAAACACGTTCATCGACCAGAACGAGCAGTACATCGATCAGCAACTGTCCGAGCTGAACGATCTCAAAGCACGCGCAAACGAGTCCGTCTCCGTACTTTCGGAGACGGAGTTCGACTCGATCACGGCGATCGACGACCGAATCGAGACGTTGACGGACGACCGCGAACAGTTCGAATCCGTTCCGATGACGGGATGGCCGACCGATCGGGTGTACTCCACCTTTTTCGAGGCCGTCGAATACGCCGAGCGCGTGGTAGTTATCATGCTTGACGAGATCGACAAACTCGTCGAGAAGAGCGGTGACGACACGCTGTACAACCTCTCACGGATGAACTCCGAGCTCGAAAATTCGCGCGTCTCCATCATCGGTATTTCGAACGATCTGAAGTTCACGGACTTCCTCGATCCACGCGTCAAATCGAGCCTCGGTGAAGAGGAGATCGTCTTTCCACCCTACGACGCAACACAGCTCAAAGACATCCTCCAACACCGATCGGAGGTAGCGTTCAAATCGGGAGCACTCTCCGACGACGTAATCCCGCTGTGTGCGGCGTTTGCAGCCCAAGAACACGGTGATGCTCGTCGGGCGCTGGATCTCCTTCGGACCGCGGGAGAGCTTGCAGAACGCGATCGAACGGATTTCATCGAGGAAGAACACGTCCGTCAAGCCCAAGAGAAGATCGAACTCGACCGCGTAGTCGAAGTCGTCAGAACGCTCCCGACACAATCAAAACTCGTTCTATACGCCATTATTCTCCTCGAACGCCACGGTGTTCGCAACATCAACACCGGCGAGGTGTTCAACATTTACAAACAACTCTGCACCGAAATCGGTGTGGACGTGTTGACACAGCGTCGTGTAACCGATCTCATCAGCGAGCTAGACATGCTCGGGATCGTGAACGCTGTCGTGGTCAGCAAAGGACGGTACGGACGAACCAAAGAGATGAGTCTCTCCGTCCCTCTTGAGGACACCGAAACGATCCTGTTGAGCGACTCTCGGCTCGCAGACGTAGAAGAAGCACAACCGTTCGTCCAAGCTAGATTCGACGAGTAA
- a CDS encoding S26 family signal peptidase → MTNPGDKDSPAGPVGWLKWLWTTENGLIAFLREVAGSILIVLLVGGLLFGISGVWPPMVAIESPSMEPHIQKGDLVFVMDEHRFSGEAAINHNGKSTGVIPYQQAQQTDHKKFGTYGDVIIYKPDGSERQTPIIHRARFWVEEGENWYDKANPDHIGNAENCEELSNCPAEHSGFITKGDNKEKNGQYDQVVGLSEPVKPTWIIGTAVFRIPYLGSIRLLMGMISGHVASAAGMYGGLLGTGMLGGAIVMDHARS, encoded by the coding sequence ATGACAAACCCCGGCGATAAGGACAGTCCGGCAGGGCCGGTTGGATGGCTCAAGTGGTTGTGGACGACGGAGAACGGACTCATCGCCTTCCTCAGGGAGGTCGCAGGATCTATACTGATAGTACTTCTCGTCGGGGGACTACTGTTTGGAATAAGTGGGGTTTGGCCGCCAATGGTGGCGATCGAAAGTCCTAGTATGGAGCCTCATATTCAGAAGGGTGATCTCGTGTTCGTCATGGATGAACACCGCTTTTCGGGAGAAGCGGCCATCAATCACAACGGGAAGAGCACCGGGGTCATTCCCTATCAGCAAGCACAACAGACGGATCATAAGAAGTTCGGTACGTACGGGGACGTGATTATATACAAGCCGGACGGGTCAGAACGACAAACACCGATCATTCACCGGGCACGGTTCTGGGTGGAAGAGGGTGAAAACTGGTACGACAAGGCAAACCCAGACCACATCGGGAACGCAGAAAACTGTGAGGAGCTATCCAACTGCCCAGCGGAACACAGTGGATTCATCACGAAAGGTGACAACAAAGAGAAAAATGGTCAGTACGATCAAGTCGTGGGACTGAGTGAGCCTGTCAAACCCACGTGGATCATCGGAACGGCCGTATTCCGCATCCCGTACCTCGGCTCTATTCGGTTGCTGATGGGGATGATCAGCGGGCACGTAGCCAGCGCAGCCGGAATGTATGGAGGACTCCTCGGTACGGGGATGCTGGGTGGAGCGATCGTGATGGACCACGCTCGATCGTAG